AATGGCCGGCGGTTTCCCTTGTGATGGACTTACTTTGCAAGGACATATAAGCATTGCGAATTTAGGAGGCAAGGCATATTCGGGGAATAATCCAATGGAAGCACAGGATTCTTGGGGCTGGACAGATCCACAGGATAACAAAGAATATGCACTTGTAACACTTAACGACGGAATTGCCTTTGTAGATATTTCTGTACCCACCAGTCCAAGATTTTTGGGGAAATTAAACTCTACTACTGGAGCGACTAGCTGGTGGCACGACGTGAAGGTTTATAATAATCATGCCTATATAGTGAGTGAAAGTTCAAACTTTGGAATGCAAATTTTTGATCTTACAAGATTAAGAAATCTTTCTACAAGTACTATTAATACTAGTGGTCCAAACCCCATGAGAATATTTACACGCGATGGATTATATACTGGTGTATCTACCACCCATAACTTGATTATAAATGAAGAAACAGGTTACTTGTATTTATTAGGCTCCAACCGGAATGGTGGCGGTCCCAGAATTTTAAATTTAAATAGCAACCCCACAAACCCAACAGCAGTAGGAAATATTTCAACTTGGGGTTATTGTCATGATGCTCAAGTTGTATTGTATGATGGTCCCGATCCCGATTACCAAGGCCATGAAATTTTTGTTGGCGCTTTTGGGGGAAACAAAAAAGTTAACATAATAGATGTTACCAATAAAAACAGCCCCACTCTCATTTCATCCGTAACCTATCCAAATATGTTCTATACACATCAGGGTTGGTTTACTGAAGATAAACGCTTTTTTATTGCAGGCGATGAAGTGGATGAAGAAAATATTGGAGGAGGCACCCGTACTTTTGTCTTCGATTTAACTGATCTCGACAATCCCTCTTTACATTATACATACGAAGGCCCAACCGCAGCTATAGATCATAATGGCTATGTTGTAGGAAATCGTTTTTATTTGGCTAATTACAATGCTGGAATGAGAGTTTTAAAAATTGATAATATATATAATTCCACACCTACGATGAGTGAAATCAACCATTTTGACACCCATCCAAGTACAGACAATGCTTCTTTTTATGGAGCGTGGAATGTATACCCGTTCTTCAAAAGCGGAAATATTATTATTAGTGATTTGAATGAAGGTCTCATTATCGTAAAAGATCCCTTTTTTGACAATATACCTCCTGTTGCAATTTGCCAAAACTATACAGCAACTCTTGACAAAAACACCGGCAGCGTAACTATCACCGCTGATGACATAGATAACGGTTCCACAGATAATTTCGGGATAACTAAAAGAACAATTACTGCAGGTCAAACCATTTTCACCTGTAAAGATGTTGGACAAACTTTTAATCTAACCCTAACAGTAGAAGATGATTATGCAAACAAATCGTCATGTACTGCAACTGTTACTGTTGCTGCGCCCACAACAATTTACTCAGGAAATAATTGGAACAATGGCTCTCCAGGCCCTGGCTCAAATGCCAAAATAAGTAGTAATTATGATACTGCTACCAAAGGAAGCATCGACGCTTGTACTTGTGAAATTGATGCATCAAGAACCCTGACCGTGGCAGCAGAAGACTATTTAAATGTAACAAAAGATATTACAGTAAATGGCAACCTTATTGTAGAACACCAAGGCAGCGTGGTTCAATCAGACGATAGTGCACTAGTAACAAACAATGGCACTATCAATGTTAACTACACAACTCCGTTTATGGTCCCTAGAGTATTTCTTGTTATGGGAAGCCCAATGACCACAGAAACCCGCAATGGAGCTTTCGGAAATTCATATATGTTCCTGAACCATTTAACTGAAAACTTTCTCCCAAATCCAGATGTTGCGGCCCAATTCCCCGGCGCGGAAAATTTTGCAGATGATAATCAAGACAATTGGGTTAACTTTACAGGAACTTTAAATCCAGGCGAAGGCTACATTTCGCGACCACAATTGAACGGAAATGATGGCAATAAAACGTATGATATTACTTTTGAGCAAGGTACTCTAAACAGTGGAAATATTGATTTTACTGTAAAGTATAATGGAAACAGAAACAGCAGCCCAAATGTGTTAGCCAATCCGTACCCTTCGGCTATACGTGCCATAGATTTCATAACAGCCAATAGTATGGTTAATGAAGTTTATTTTTGGAATCCCAACACACCACCAAGCCCGCTACTTCCGGGCGCATATACCATGAATTTCAGTATGGAGGATATTTCCATGTATAACCTTTCCGGCGGAACCTATGCACCATCAGACCCAACACAAACGCCTCCCAACGGATTTATTTCCACGGGGCAAGGGTTTGGCATTAAAGCTACCGCTTTAGGAGTTGCCTCCTTTAGTAATTCCATGCGCGTAACCGACAATAACAATACAGCAACCCGGCCTACACAAGATGGTATAAACCGTATTTGGATAAAAGTAACAAACGACCAATATGAAATGGGCAATAATACACTAGTTGCTTTTTCTCCCTTTGCTACAAATGAAATGGATGCCGGTTATGACAGTAAAAGGATGGCTACGGTAGTTTCCCTTTACACCCATCTGGAAGATGCTTCAGAAGAATTAGGCATACAAAGTAGGGCGGCTTTTGAAGATGGTGCAAAAGTGCTTATGGGCTTTTCTACATTAATGGACGAAAGTCTAGACTATACAATTACCATTAAAGACCTTGAAGGTGTAGGCCTTGAGAACGCCACGGTATTTCTTATAGATAATGAATTAAACATATCGACCAATTTATCCCAAGAGAGTTATACTTTTAAAGCCGAAAAAGGGACTTATAATGCGCGCTTCACTTTACATTTTAGAAGTAATGAAGTATTGGGAGATGAAAATACTGGTCTTCAAAACGTGTCAATCTATCCAAACCCAACCGCAAACGTTATTAAGGTGGTATCTCCAGATGCTAGATTGAGCACCTTGGAAATATTTGATATTAGCGGAAGAAGGCTTCAAAGCATTGATTTGTCTACTAACACACAATACCAGGCAGATCTAAGCAATCTGCAAAGTGCGGTTTATTTCATCAAAATAAATACAGATAAAGGCTCGGTTACCAAACAGATAATCAAACAATAAATCCCCACAATCAATTATTTACTTTACCTAGATAAAGACCGCTGTAAGGCGGTCTTTTTTTTATTAATGAAATTGGATTGGGTAAGTATTTCTGAAATAAAAAAAGTCACAGTTTTTAGGGTGCTGCAAGAATTAATGACCAATATGAAAAAATACAGTGAAGCCTCTGCAGTAGTACTTTCATTTCAGCAAGTGGGTAAAAAAATAACAATTGAATATACCGACAATGGTAAAGGTTGTATCATAAAAAATAAAAATGGCCTCCAAAATGCGGAAAACCGTATTCATGCCATAAAGGGAACAATTACTTTTGATTCTGAACCCGGAAAAGGGTTTAAATCAAAAATTAACATATGAGCATGTTTAAAAAAGTTTTGGTGTCAGACGACTTAGATTGTATCAACCAAGGTGTAATATCAGTATTGAATTCACTGGAAATTGAACACATTACGCAAGTCGCTTACTGTGACGATGCCTTTCTGCAAATAGAAAAAGCCATCTTGGAAAATACACCATTCGACTTATTGATAACCGACCTCTCGTTTGTTGCGGATCATCGCAAGCAAAAATATCCATCCGGCGAAACTTTAATCAGCGCCCTTAAACAAAAGCATCCCCAACTTAAAATAATTGCCTATTCCGTAGAGGACAACTTGCAAAAAGTACGTACAATAGTTTTAGACTGCAATGCTGATGCCTATGTTTGTAAAGGACGGTACGGACTCAAACAATTAGCCAGGCCATTGAGGAAGTAAGTCAGGGTAAACAATATCTTTCTCCCCAAATAGCAAACGCTCTTCATAAAAAATTGACTATAGATATTAGCGATTACGATATTGAGGTTCTTAAACTACTTTCCCGCGGTTATTCCCAAAAGGAAATAAGCAATGATTTCCTTGCAAATGATATAACACCATCTAGCCTTAGTTCCATAGAAAAAAAAATCCGCAAGCTTTGCGATCATTTTAAAGCAAACAATACCATCCATCTGGTGGTAATAGTAAAAGACCTAGGGCTTATATAAAATTTTATTTCCTGAACTACCTAAACCCCTAAATCTTAATACCTACTTCTTGCCGCCTATAGAATTCTGCAAATAATTTTTTGCACCATACGGATTTCCGTAAAAAAACACCCCGCTCTCTTTCTAAATTTGTTATGTAAATAGCCATCTACATATTCTGGGGAGAATAGGTAGGTTATTTTCAATCCCTTACGGAATCCTGTAAGGGATTTTTATTTGTAGGCTGTAAGTTTGACAAAAAATATAAAACAAATACCATGGAGTACAAGGTAGTTCCCTTCGCCGCACACTTAGACCATAAAACAGGATACTCTAACCATGTATCTATACAACTGGAACAATTAATAAACAAATATTCAGAACAGGGTTGGACCTTTCTCCACATGGAGACTATAACAAACCATCTAATAGGTACTGCTGGATGCTTTGGCTTTGGTGCAAAACCCGGATTTACATTGGTAAGCAATATGTTGGTTTTTAAAAAATGATTAAGGCAATTCTAATTTTAATTATTAAGTGCTATTGGCTAATAATACCAAGGAGCAGTCGAAGAAAGTGCTTGTTCAAAGTATCATGTTCCCATTATGTATACCAACAAACCAAAATAAATGGTCATGCAGGATTGCGGGCACTGCTTTTCAGAATAAAAAACTGCAATCCCAGTTACCAAATAATTGACTTGGGAGATGAAAAAATACTAGTAACTAAAACCAATAAAGTCTTTTCTGAAAAGGAACTGAACAAATTAATTTTAAATCCACCCAATGCACCGGAAAAAACAAAAGCCCCCAAGCAATGCTAACGCATAACCAAAAATGGGAGATGCTATCATCATTGATGTGCAAAATGAGGAAGCCAAATATATCGCAGGCGGCCACCTTCCCCTCTAATCATATGGTTCTTTTGAAGTATTGCATTTTCCATGGGGAAAGAGCTCTTTGGACCGGGTTAATGCTAGAGAGCGGTTTTTAGAATTTAAAAGGTAGTCTGCAACTTTAGTTTATACGTAGCGGCACCGAATTGAAACATTGTAGATAGAGTCAAAAAATGATCACAAGGGCCGAGTGAACTTCAGTGAACCAAAACACACCTACAAAAGATTACAAGAAAATAATAAAGTGAAATGAGGGACCAATAGAAATAATATTCCTAAAAAGAAAATCCAAAAACCCCCGTAATCCCAAACTCTCGGGCGCCCGGATTGTCAAGATAATTCCCACGAAAATTGAAGTCCAGTCTAAAAACCCGAAAGATGTTGCCCACGCCTACACTCCATTCCCAATAGATTTCTTCGGGCGCCTGATACACAATATTTGAAGCATTTAAATCTTTATTTTCTTGGGATATGGTACCATATACTGCCCGAAAACCAACAACTTCACGCAAATCGAGCTTTCGAAGTAATGGGATTCGAGAAAAAATTCTACCTCCAAAATTATGTTGCAAGTGGAGCGATGCGTAGGTATCACTAACAAATTCGTAATAATCCAATTGTGTAAAACTATTGTAAAGGCTAAAATAAGTCTGATTTCCAGGGATGGGATTTAATAAACTTAACGGAACTGCACCAATGGTTGTGCCCACTTCAACCGTGGATAACAAACGACCTAACCCTCCAATATTCCAAGGCTGCGTGTATAGAGCCTGTAACTTTTTATACTCAAAATCGCCCCCCATCACATCTTTTAAACCATAACTATAACCCGCGTAAAATGAAGGGAAATCTCCGTCATTAATCACTGTTCGCTCCACTCCGTATCCTGAGGTTTTTCTGCCGGGAGTGTAAAAGAATCCAAATTGGATTTCTGCCTGCTTTAGTTCGCTTTTTACCTCTCCGGTAAAAACACCGTCTTCCATTACCTTATAGTCAATACTGAAAGTATCGGTTGCCGATTTCAACGTACGGTAGGAACCGGTTAAGCGTAAAATAAAATTTTTCCAAGGCTCAATATCAAAACCCACGGTGCTTAAGTTTATCCGCGAAAGTCTATCGTTAGCCCCAACAGACAGCAAAGAAGAAGATGCAAGGCTACGCCCCAAAACATCATTGCTGTTGGTTAAACTAGCCCCCGTCTGCTCTACATCGCGTCGGTTACCTCCGTAAACTGTAAGGCGTGATTTTCTATCCAGCAACCATTTTCCGGAAATACCATATTTGAAACGCTCATCTTTAAAACCATATGCTCCAAAGCCCTCCAATCGCCAGGAATCATTTTGAGTAAAATAGGTTCTGCCTCCAAGACGAATCCGTAAGCCTTCGGCTTCATTAAAACCAAAAATTGAAAACACAGGGCCCACGTCAAAATTATTGACTTCGTAATACCCGCTGGCCAAAGTTGCGCCTATATTATACAGCGCCTTAAAACGGCGGACAGTTTTAAGTGTGTCCAGCATATCATACACGCCTTTTTCGTCCTTGCTAAGTTTCTCCATCCGGTTCTTATCCCAAAACTCGTCCGGACGGTTGTAAACTTCATAATTATAAGGATCTACTTGCTGGGCATAAAACTTTTTGTCTTTGGGAATGTTGAAAACATAATTGTCATATAAGGTAGTTCGCTTACCATAAACACCTTTCGCCTCTTCCTTTTTCCGAAAGCTGAAATCACTCATGAAATAGTCACGGGTAATTAGAAAGGTAGAATCGTTCAGCACCTCAAACTCTTGTTCAATATATACATCGCGCACCCAGTTTAAGTTCGCACTTTTGGATGCCTGCATGTTTATTTCCTTTATTGCCCACGTAGTATCATTGACCCAAAAGTCTCCTTTAAAAGTTAATTCATTTTTGCGTCTGGGGTAATAAACAATGTTATAACACCATTTGTTATCGCGGTAAGCGCTATCGCGAAGTACGTAATTGTAAACATCTATTCCAGTTCGGGATAATGGACTGGTAAAAGCTTTGTCGAAAAATTTTAGGTAATTGTCATATACATCATATTCGCTGTAAAGATCTTTTACAAAGGCTATGAGAGTTTGGTTGTTCTCAAAACCTGAATTCTTGTTTCCCTGAAGCACTTCCTTTTCTTCATTTAGCAAGTTGTCACCATATACCTTGGAAGCCGCTTCGTTTATAAATATGGGCAAATATGTGTTTCCCGTAACGTTTGAAGTATCGGTTTGGTCAAAAATAAATTCCATCCCTTTAAAAACCCTACTTTTAATAAGAGCACTATCAATTGTGTTCAAATCAAATTCCAGTTTTTCGTATTTGTCGTACTGATACTGTTTGAACTTTTTAACTCCGTTTTCTCTTC
The Aequorivita iocasae genome window above contains:
- the yidD gene encoding membrane protein insertion efficiency factor YidD — its product is MIKAILILIIKCYWLIIPRSSRRKCLFKVSCSHYVYQQTKINGHAGLRALLFRIKNCNPSYQIIDLGDEKILVTKTNKVFSEKELNKLILNPPNAPEKTKAPKQC
- a CDS encoding DUF5686 and carboxypeptidase-like regulatory domain-containing protein — translated: MKRLLFFSILILGASAFAQTKVSGTIKDPTGYPVAFANVIFKDSQEGTISDENGRFYLESDKTYKTVVFSFIGYTTKEVELSSRSTYNMEVVVEESASALDEVVVYSGKTSKKNNPAIDILRKIWENRRENGVKKFKQYQYDKYEKLEFDLNTIDSALIKSRVFKGMEFIFDQTDTSNVTGNTYLPIFINEAASKVYGDNLLNEEKEVLQGNKNSGFENNQTLIAFVKDLYSEYDVYDNYLKFFDKAFTSPLSRTGIDVYNYVLRDSAYRDNKWCYNIVYYPRRKNELTFKGDFWVNDTTWAIKEINMQASKSANLNWVRDVYIEQEFEVLNDSTFLITRDYFMSDFSFRKKEEAKGVYGKRTTLYDNYVFNIPKDKKFYAQQVDPYNYEVYNRPDEFWDKNRMEKLSKDEKGVYDMLDTLKTVRRFKALYNIGATLASGYYEVNNFDVGPVFSIFGFNEAEGLRIRLGGRTYFTQNDSWRLEGFGAYGFKDERFKYGISGKWLLDRKSRLTVYGGNRRDVEQTGASLTNSNDVLGRSLASSSLLSVGANDRLSRINLSTVGFDIEPWKNFILRLTGSYRTLKSATDTFSIDYKVMEDGVFTGEVKSELKQAEIQFGFFYTPGRKTSGYGVERTVINDGDFPSFYAGYSYGLKDVMGGDFEYKKLQALYTQPWNIGGLGRLLSTVEVGTTIGAVPLSLLNPIPGNQTYFSLYNSFTQLDYYEFVSDTYASLHLQHNFGGRIFSRIPLLRKLDLREVVGFRAVYGTISQENKDLNASNIVYQAPEEIYWEWSVGVGNIFRVFRLDFNFRGNYLDNPGAREFGITGVFGFSF
- a CDS encoding response regulator, which produces MSDDLDCINQGVISVLNSLEIEHITQVAYCDDAFLQIEKAILENTPFDLLITDLSFVADHRKQKYPSGETLISALKQKHPQLKIIAYSVEDNLQKVRTIVLDCNADAYVCKGRYGLKQLARPLRK
- a CDS encoding helix-turn-helix transcriptional regulator; amino-acid sequence: MTIDISDYDIEVLKLLSRGYSQKEISNDFLANDITPSSLSSIEKKIRKLCDHFKANNTIHLVVIVKDLGLI
- a CDS encoding sensor histidine kinase, with the protein product MKLDWVSISEIKKVTVFRVLQELMTNMKKYSEASAVVLSFQQVGKKITIEYTDNGKGCIIKNKNGLQNAENRIHAIKGTITFDSEPGKGFKSKINI
- a CDS encoding choice-of-anchor B family protein — translated: MKRFLQYFLLLSAPLLFSQTPCVNGMAGGFPCDGLTLQGHISIANLGGKAYSGNNPMEAQDSWGWTDPQDNKEYALVTLNDGIAFVDISVPTSPRFLGKLNSTTGATSWWHDVKVYNNHAYIVSESSNFGMQIFDLTRLRNLSTSTINTSGPNPMRIFTRDGLYTGVSTTHNLIINEETGYLYLLGSNRNGGGPRILNLNSNPTNPTAVGNISTWGYCHDAQVVLYDGPDPDYQGHEIFVGAFGGNKKVNIIDVTNKNSPTLISSVTYPNMFYTHQGWFTEDKRFFIAGDEVDEENIGGGTRTFVFDLTDLDNPSLHYTYEGPTAAIDHNGYVVGNRFYLANYNAGMRVLKIDNIYNSTPTMSEINHFDTHPSTDNASFYGAWNVYPFFKSGNIIISDLNEGLIIVKDPFFDNIPPVAICQNYTATLDKNTGSVTITADDIDNGSTDNFGITKRTITAGQTIFTCKDVGQTFNLTLTVEDDYANKSSCTATVTVAAPTTIYSGNNWNNGSPGPGSNAKISSNYDTATKGSIDACTCEIDASRTLTVAAEDYLNVTKDITVNGNLIVEHQGSVVQSDDSALVTNNGTINVNYTTPFMVPRVFLVMGSPMTTETRNGAFGNSYMFLNHLTENFLPNPDVAAQFPGAENFADDNQDNWVNFTGTLNPGEGYISRPQLNGNDGNKTYDITFEQGTLNSGNIDFTVKYNGNRNSSPNVLANPYPSAIRAIDFITANSMVNEVYFWNPNTPPSPLLPGAYTMNFSMEDISMYNLSGGTYAPSDPTQTPPNGFISTGQGFGIKATALGVASFSNSMRVTDNNNTATRPTQDGINRIWIKVTNDQYEMGNNTLVAFSPFATNEMDAGYDSKRMATVVSLYTHLEDASEELGIQSRAAFEDGAKVLMGFSTLMDESLDYTITIKDLEGVGLENATVFLIDNELNISTNLSQESYTFKAEKGTYNARFTLHFRSNEVLGDENTGLQNVSIYPNPTANVIKVVSPDARLSTLEIFDISGRRLQSIDLSTNTQYQADLSNLQSAVYFIKINTDKGSVTKQIIKQ